GCATGACGGATTTGGAAGAGGTTATTATCGCTGGTGGTTTTGGAAATTATATCAATATTGAAAAATCCATTATCATCGGTTTATTGCCGGATTTACCTTTGGATAAATTTAAATTTATAGGAAACGGGTCTTTGTTAGGGGCCCGTCTGATCTGTTTTTCCAATATCCTCAGAACCGAAGTGAAAAGGATATTCAATAAAATAACCAATATCGAGTTAAGTGAAAACAATAATTTTATGAATAATTATATTGCGTCCCTATTTCTTCCCCATACCGATCAAAAACTCTTTCCACGGGTTTTTGAAAAGATCATTTGTATGGAGAAGAGGATAGGGGATGCTGGAAGGAATTGATTTATGAGCTATACCATTGCCTTAGCCGGAAAAGGGGGGACCGGTAAAACAACCGTGGCCGGTCTTTTAATCCGGTACATGATCGAAAATGGAAAAAAACCGGTCCTGGCTGTTGACGCCGACGCCAATGCCAACCTGAATGAAGTCCTGGGGGTAACGGCCCGCCAAACCATCGGTGACGCCCGGGAGGAGATGAAAAAGGGGGGTCTCCCCGGCATGACCAAAGACATCTTCATGGAGATGCGGATCCAGGAGTCTTTGGTGGAAGCCGAAGGCTTTGATTTGATCATCATGGGCCGGCCGGAAGGACAAGGATGTTATTGTGCCGCCAATACCCTGCTTTCCCAGTTTATAGAAAAACTTTCCCAAAATTATCCTTATCTGGTCGTCGATAACGAGGCCGGTATGGAACATATCAGCCGACTGACCACCCGGGAGATAGATGTTTTGCTGATTGTCTCCGACAGTTCCCGCCGGGGTATCCAGGCCGCTATTCGTATCGGGGACTTAACCAAAGAATTAGGGCTGAAAATAGAAAAAAATCTGGTCATTATCAACCAGGCGGAAACGAAAGACCTTTCAGAAATAAAAGACTGGGGAGTCTTGTTACAGGACCATGGGTTATCTTTGCTGGGGGTTGTCCCCAAGGATGAATTCATTTATGAGTTCGACAAAGAAGGCAAACCAACCAGCACCATTCCCGAAAACTCCCCGGCCCGTGCGGAGGCTTTTAAGTTATTTCATCTTTTATTTTAATTTGGTAATTAGTATCAGTTTAGCTTTTTGAAAAACAATATTCACTGCAGAGCCGCAAAGGGCGCAAAGGTCGATCGGTCCGCTCGACTTTGTCGAATTTTTGCAGAGGCTCCCGGCCGGGAGCCGATCTGCCGATCTTATAAGAGACTCCCTTTGGGAGTCGAAAGGAATACATCTTCCTTTCTGTTGAGAGGACAGAAAGGAAAAAGCTTTCGCAACCCTCCGGGGTGTAGGCCCCTCCGGGCCGGAGTCCAGGGATGTTTTTTTCAATCCCGCCTCTCACGGGATTGAACAAAGATGTTTCTCTCTGCGTTCTTCGCGCCTTTGCGGTGAAAAAAACTCTCTTTTCAAACAACTAAAGTGTTACGGTAATTAAAGTTTGAAACGATCTGATATCTTTTTGGAGGGATAACTATAAAAAGATCCTATATTTTCCGATAAAAATTCAATATATTCATCCAGGTCCCCTTTATGACATCGAACCTTTATGGCCCTCCAAACCTCTCCCCTTCGGACGTCCTTTGAATCCTGCAGCAGCTCCTGTCTCTCTTCATCCTTCAATCTTGGCAAGCCACTCATCCAACAAGACCTCCTTATTAAAAAGTTGGAAATATTCCCTGACCAGGTTCATATCCAGTGTATCTTTGTGAAGCTGGAGAATCCTCTTTATATCCGGGGCATCCACCAGGGTCCGGTGCTCAGGATCATTTGCCAGGGCCTGAATTTTTAAACCAATCAGATCCTCCGGCAATAAGGTATTAACCTCAAGTGTCCCATCGAAGATAGGGATTTTCCGGGCACGCGTTAACATTGCCCTGGCATATTTTCTTCTGGCTATTAAAAAATCAATCTGTCCAAAGACCTTGAGGGGAGACCAAAAGGAAAGGATTTCATCATTGCTGAAGTCCTGTTTTTCATAGCCAAGTTCAATCATAATTTTTTCGATGTCCCCCTTGCATTCCTCCGGGGCCATCAAGTCAATGTCCTTGGTGAATCTGAATATTCCCAAGGTAGTTAAAGCCAATCCACCGGATAAGGCAAAATTGATATGCCTTTTTTGTAATCGCCCCATCAAAGTTATTAATACTTCCTTGAAATTCATTTTAAGATCCGGCGATTTCTCTCATACCCTCAGATTGGATTGAATTTCAGGATAAAATAAACTCTGTGAAGGGTCAAGGGAAAAAAGGCTGCAAGCCTAAAGGAAAAACCCTTATCGACCGGGTGCCTCGTTAACAAAAAAAACTTGACAATACCGGCAATTATAATAAGGTTATTTTATAATCAGACATCCCAAAAGGGGTGAAACGGCGATGTCAGGGTTTACAATGTTTACAATTCAAATGAGCGGAGGATAACCCATGTTAGTTAAAGGATGGATGACCAGCGACGTTATTACTATAGATGAAGAAACTTCCATGATGAAGGCCTCTCAAATCATGAAGGAAAATAATATTCGTCGCATGCCGGTTATGCAAAAAGGAAAATTGGTCGGCATGATTACTGATCGCGATATTAAAGAGGCTTCCCCTTCCAAAGCAACCACTTTAGATGTTCATGAATTGTACTACCTCCTTTCGGAATTAAAAATAAAAGATATTATGAAAAAAAATTTAGTTACCGTCGGCCCTGAAGAAACAGTGGAAAAAGCGGCGGTAAAGATGCTGGAGCATCGGATTTCCGGCCTCCCGGTAGTCAACGAAAAAGGAAAGGTAGTCGGAATCATCACTCAGGGTGATGTTTTCAAGGTCCTGGTCTCCTTAACCGGTATCTATCGGGGAGGTACCCAATTTGCCTTTAACCTGGAAGATCGGCCGGGTTCCATTAAAGATGTGGCTGATATCATCAGAAAACATGGCGGGCGAATGGTCAGCATCCTGTCTTCTTATGATATGTGCGAGGAAAACTGCCGCCACGTCTATATCCGCATCATGGATTTGCCCGAGGATAAATTAAAGGCCTTGACCGAAGAATTGGACAAGAATTTCATCCTTCTTTACACGGTCAAGGATTCCTTAAAAAACATTTAATTACTCCAGACCTAAAGCCAACCTAACAGCCCTTTGATCTCTGCGGTGAGTGAAAAGGGCTGTTTTTGCTTAAAATCCCTCATTCCAGATTATGGGAGGATGATCCTCCTTTTGACCCCTTGAATTCTTCCCACAGGCTCGGTGTTGCCCCCGGATCTTTTTCCTGTATTTGAGGAACAGGAAACTCCTGGGGAGGCAAAGCCGAAAGGGCTTTTTGAAAAAATTCCAAAACAATGGGGCTTGCAGCCTGGGCCCCGGTTTCCCCGGACCCTAAAGGGGTCAAATCATCAATGCCCACCCAGGTCCCAGCGACATAGGAAGGGGTGAATCCTATGAACCAGGCATCCCGGAAGTCGTTGGTAGTCCCGGTTTTCCCGGCCACCGGTTTCCCCAAGGCCTTTAACCGCCGGCCGGTGCCCTCTTTGACAACCGATTCAAGGAGTTGGACCATCGTATGGGCGGTTTCCGGTTTCATCACCGTTTCCGGTCGGGGGTGATATTCATAAATCTTGCGGTTATAGCGATCGAAGATTTGCTTGATATAAAAAGGGGACACCCTTTGTCCAAGGGTGGGAAAACAATTGTAAGCCGTAACCATCTCCCAAAGAGAGACCCCGGAAGACCCCAAGGCCAGGGAAAGGTTGGGATAGAGGGAAGAGGAAATTCCCAACTGCTGGGCAAAACGGATGGCATAGGAGACCCCGATCCTTTGGAGGATTCGGATGGAAACGATATTCCGGGATTGGATTAATCCCGTCCTTAAGGTTGTTGGCCCCAGAAACTTGTGATCAAAGTTCTGAGGGGCCCAGTGATGGGCTCCTCCAAAATAGACCGGGGTGTCCATGAGAATGGAGGATGGCGTAAGTCCTTTTTCTATGGCGGCGGCATAAATAATGGGCTTGAAAGAAGAACCGGGTTGTCGTCGGGATTGAACCGCCCGGTTAAATTCCGTCTGGCCATAATTTTTTCCCCCCACCAGGGCCTTGACCGATCCGGTTTGACTTTCAATACAAAGTAAGGCCGCCTCTACCTGGTCTTCGTCTAAAATCGTCAACGTATGGCCGACCGGATCCCGGCGAAGACGAATGACGTCGCCGACGGTTAAAGCAGGGAGGGCTGGATCGGTTTTTATCGCCAGGCCTTCATCGTCCTCCTGGCCTTTGTCCGGGGAGGCAGTGGCCGAAGGCAGCGGTAAGATCGCCCATTCCCGACCCATACAGACTTTGGCGGTCTGGGCAATGGGATCGATTTGAGCCACTACCCCGGTAGTGATGTCAGCCCTCTTTCTATCTTCTTTGGAGAGGGGTTGATCCGGCTTGGGACAATAATCAGCTATTTTGTCCGGAGGAATGCGCTTTATAGCCCTGGTATAGCTATGACGACCCTGGACGGCCTTGGTCCCATTGATAACAGCTTCCATGGCTGCCTTCTGGAAGGAAAGGTTCAGTGTGGTCCTGACGACCAACCCGGCTTTTAATACAAATTCCGATCCCCAGGTTTGATATAAATATTTTCTAACCAGATCCGTAAAATAATGGGCCATGTTCAAATTGGGATCCTGGACGATGGCAAAAAATAAAGGGGTTTGTTCAGCGGCCCGAGACTCGTTTTCGGAGATAATATCTTCTTCGGCCATCCGTTTCAGAACATACCGCTGTCGTTCCTTGGCTTTTTGGGGATGAAGCAGGGGTGAATATCGGCTGGGGGCCTGTGGAAGGCCGGCCAACAGGGCACTTTCGGGTAAGGTAAGATCGCGGGCTTTTTTCCCGAAATAGGTCTGAGCCGCGGCCTCAACCCCATAAGCCCCATGACCGAGGTAAATCTGATTCAGATAGATATAGAGGATATCGGATTTGGACAGATAATGATCCAGACGATAGGCCAGGACAGCCTCCTTGATTTTCCTCGAAAGGCTCTTTTCCGGAGAAAGAAGGAGTGACTTGGTGACCTGTTGGGTGATGGTGCTGCCACCTTGAATGATTTCCCCGGCCCAGATGTTTTTCCAGAGGGCCCTGATAATTCCCAGAAAATCCAAGCCGCGATGTTTAAAAAACCGGGCATCCTCCGAAGCCACAAAGGCCTGAATTAAATGGGGAGGTAATTCGGCCAGAGAGACCAGGACTCTTTTCTCTTTAAAAAGGTAACCGATCAATGTTCCATCGTCAGCGAGGATCTGAGTGGCCAGAGGGGGCGTGTAATCATTTAGACTTTTTATGTTCGGTAACTGGAACAGCAACAGCAGGTAGAAAAATCCGGCAAAAAAGGAGGTAATGAGGAGCGAGGCCAGCAGAAAAATGGAGAGCTTCACCAGGAAGCTGGTACTTTTGGGGCGGCGGGGACGAGAACGGCGTTTTGTTGGATACGGAGGCATTACTCAGAGAAGACGTCGGTCTAAATTGCGGTATTGGATGGCCTCGGAAACATGATGGGGGCCGATATGTTCCATGTTTTCCAGGTCGGCAATGGTCCGGGAGATTTTTAATATGCGATGATAAGCCCGGGCACTCAACCCCAGATATTCCATGGCCTGTTCCAGAAGGCCTTGGGAATCGGGAGAAAGGGAACAATATTTTTTTATCTGTCTGGGGCCCATCTGGGCGTTGCAAAAAATGGTTTTACTTTGGAAACGGTTTTTTTGTTTTTCCCGGGAGGCATTGACCCGGTCCCGGATGGCATCCGAGGATTCCCCGCCTGTTTGACCGGCCAGATCTTTGAATTTAACGGAGGGGACCTCAACATGGAGGTCAATACGATCCAGGAGGGGACCGGATATTTTTGATTTGTAGCGCTGGATTTGAGGATAGGTACAGTGACATTCCCGCTGCGGATCAGAGAGAAAGCCGCAAGGGCAGGGATTCATGGCCGCCACCAGCATAAAACGGGCCGGATAGGTCAGGGAGGTAATGGCCCGGGCAATGGTCACCCTGCCGTCTTCCAGCGGCTGTCTCAAAACTTCCAGGACGTTTTTTTTAAATTCTGGTAATTCGTCTAAAAAAAGGACCCCATTATGGGCCAGGCTGACTTCGCCGGGGCGGGGGATTTGGCCCCCCCCGATCAGACCGGCATCGGAAACCGTATGGTGGGGAGATCGAAAGGGTCGGACCGTAATCAGGGCCTCCTCTGCCGGCATCAATCCCATAACACTGTAAATTTTTGAGGTTTCCAGGGCCTCCTCAAAAGTCAGGTCGGGCAAAATGGAAGGAAGCCTTTGGGCCAGCATGGTTTTCCCGGATCCGGGTGGACCGACCATAATGATGTTATGACCTCCGCCGGCGGCAATTTCCAAGGCCCTTTTGACTTGTTCTTGACCTTTAACCTCATTAAAATCGAAAGGATAGCCTTGAAGAAAGGAAAAATTCCGGTCTCCCTCCCGGCTCAAGGGAAGGATAGTGGTCGTACCGTTTAAAAATTCGGCTACCTGGCCCAGTGTTTTGGCGGGAATGATCTCAATCCCTTCTACAACTGAGGCCTCCAGGGCGTTGGCCTCGGGGACGATAAGTCCATGAAACCCATTATTCCTGACCGATAAGGCGGTCGGTAAGGTGCCCCGAATCGGCTTGATTTCCCCATTCAAGGAGAGTTCCCCTAAGATCAGGTAGGATGAAACCAGAGAAGAAGAAAATAAACCGGTAGCTGCCAGAATACCCAAGGCTATGGGAAGGTCAAAGGCCGACCCTTCTTTTTTAATATCGGCCGGGGCCAGATTGACCGTTATCCGGTGGCTGGGAAATTCGAAACCGGAATTTTTAATGGCTGATTTAACACGATCTTTGCTCTCCCGGACCGCCCCTTCCGGCAGTCCTACGGTCGAAAAAGCCGGCAACCCCCGGGCGATATCCACCTCAACCTGGACAACATAGGCATCAATTCCGGATATGGCACTGCTGAAAGTTTTAGCGATCATATTTTTGACCGATCTTATGGGGTATTAGATTCTTAAATTATAGAAAAAATGAGAAATTTTTTCAAGGGAAGTTATTAAGAAATAAAATAATTTACTTTTTTTGGTAAATAGGTTATAAAACTAAGTTTCATTTAGATAACTATTTTAAAAAGGAGCGCATGTGGCCAGAGTTACGATTGAAGATTGCCTCGAACAAGTGCCTAATCGGTTTTCCTTAATTCATTTGGCATTTCAAAGAATTAAGCAAATACGAAGCGGCGCTGCCCCGTTGGTCCAATCCAGGAACAAGGAAGTCGTGGTCGCCCTGCGGGAAATTGCCGCCCGGAAGGTTAGTTTTGCTTTTGAAGTGGAAGAAAACCCGGAAAAGAAAGAAATAGGAACGGATAGTGAGAAAAAAGGCGGGAGAACCCTCTCCGCATAAAGCAGAAGACCGGAATCCCCTCCCTGTATTAAAGGATTGGACCCATATCGATTCCCAGGGTCGGGCCCGGATGGTCAATGTCAGTATTAAAAAGGTCACCTTGCGGGAGGCCTGGGCTGCGGGGAAGGTCTTGATGAAGGCCGAAACTTTAAAAAAGATAGAAGATAATTCTATTGAAAAAGGGGATGTTTTAAGTGTCGCTAAGATTGCAGCCCTTATGGCGGCCAAGAAGACCTCTGATCTCATCCCCATGTGCCATCCCCTTCGGATTACTGGAATAGATCTCAGCTTTTCTTTTAGTCATGAACCGCCTCAGGTAGGTATTCTGGCTAAAGTCCAAGCCAGAGACCGGACCGGAGTGGAAATGGAGGCCTTGACGGCTGTGGCCGTGGCGGCTCTGACGATTTATGATATGTGTAAGGCCATAGATCGTGAAATCCAGATTACCGATGTGGGATTGATTAAAAAATCGGGTGGAAAGAGCGGGGTTTACATTAAGAAGGGGTATTCCCGGGCCAAGAATGGAGTAAAGGGACAGGAGGGAGGTTATGAATACTAAAAAACTATCATTTTTCAAAAAACTTCTGCATGAGCAACGAAATGCCTTGATTCTGGAAGCTCAAAAAACGGTCAGTGGGATGACCGACAGTAAAGAGAATTTTCCCGATCCGACCGATCGCGCCACTTTGGAATCGGACCGCAATTTTATGCTCAGGATTCGGGGGCGGGAGCGAAAACTCATTTTAAAAATAGAGGAGGCCCTGGAACGGATTGAGGACGGGAGTTTCGGGATCTGTGAAAAGTGCGGTGAAGATATCTCGGAGCAGCGCTTAAAAGCCCGGCCGGTCACGACCCACTGTATCGACTGTAAGAAAAAGGAAGAAGCCCTGGAAAAGGCCCGAGGGGATTAAAGAGGCGACTTTTTATGTTATCCTTCCTTCTTTCCTCTTCCTCCTTAAGCTGTGGTGAGGCCTTTAAAATATGTTTAAAAAAAGGTTGCAGTTATTCCAGTCCTTAATCCTTTTTAATGATCTTTTCATCCTCACGGCTTGCTGGATCGGGGCTTTTTATCTGCGGTTTAAGGCCCCCATCATTCCGGTAACCAAGGGAATCCCTCTTTTTAAGGATTATCTGTTCCTCCTTATTTTTGTCCTGGCCATCTGGATAGGGACCCTGCATCTGACCGGGGTCTATCACCGTTTTTTTAACCGGACCCAGGAAGTAAGGGCCCTTTTTAAAGCCAATTTCATCGCCTTGATGATCCTGGTTTTTATTACCTTTTTTTTCCAAAGGACCGAATTTTCCCGTTTGGTTTTTCTCTATTTCGGTCTTTTAAGTTTTCTCTCCCTTTCTTTAAGCCGGATATTTTTTAAAAAGTACTACATCTCTTTACAAAAAAAACATCTCAGCTCTGAACGGATCTTGATTGTCGGAGCCCGGGAACTGGCCCAGGAGGTGGCCGAAACCATCCGGA
This Deltaproteobacteria bacterium DNA region includes the following protein-coding sequences:
- a CDS encoding nucleotidyltransferase, with the translated sequence MGRLQKRHINFALSGGLALTTLGIFRFTKDIDLMAPEECKGDIEKIMIELGYEKQDFSNDEILSFWSPLKVFGQIDFLIARRKYARAMLTRARKIPIFDGTLEVNTLLPEDLIGLKIQALANDPEHRTLVDAPDIKRILQLHKDTLDMNLVREYFQLFNKEVLLDEWLAKIEG
- a CDS encoding AAA family ATPase; this translates as MSYTIALAGKGGTGKTTVAGLLIRYMIENGKKPVLAVDADANANLNEVLGVTARQTIGDAREEMKKGGLPGMTKDIFMEMRIQESLVEAEGFDLIIMGRPEGQGCYCAANTLLSQFIEKLSQNYPYLVVDNEAGMEHISRLTTREIDVLLIVSDSSRRGIQAAIRIGDLTKELGLKIEKNLVIINQAETKDLSEIKDWGVLLQDHGLSLLGVVPKDEFIYEFDKEGKPTSTIPENSPARAEAFKLFHLLF
- a CDS encoding CBS domain-containing protein, with amino-acid sequence MLVKGWMTSDVITIDEETSMMKASQIMKENNIRRMPVMQKGKLVGMITDRDIKEASPSKATTLDVHELYYLLSELKIKDIMKKNLVTVGPEETVEKAAVKMLEHRISGLPVVNEKGKVVGIITQGDVFKVLVSLTGIYRGGTQFAFNLEDRPGSIKDVADIIRKHGGRMVSILSSYDMCEENCRHVYIRIMDLPEDKLKALTEELDKNFILLYTVKDSLKNI
- a CDS encoding YifB family Mg chelatase-like AAA ATPase, with the translated sequence MIAKTFSSAISGIDAYVVQVEVDIARGLPAFSTVGLPEGAVRESKDRVKSAIKNSGFEFPSHRITVNLAPADIKKEGSAFDLPIALGILAATGLFSSSLVSSYLILGELSLNGEIKPIRGTLPTALSVRNNGFHGLIVPEANALEASVVEGIEIIPAKTLGQVAEFLNGTTTILPLSREGDRNFSFLQGYPFDFNEVKGQEQVKRALEIAAGGGHNIIMVGPPGSGKTMLAQRLPSILPDLTFEEALETSKIYSVMGLMPAEEALITVRPFRSPHHTVSDAGLIGGGQIPRPGEVSLAHNGVLFLDELPEFKKNVLEVLRQPLEDGRVTIARAITSLTYPARFMLVAAMNPCPCGFLSDPQRECHCTYPQIQRYKSKISGPLLDRIDLHVEVPSVKFKDLAGQTGGESSDAIRDRVNASREKQKNRFQSKTIFCNAQMGPRQIKKYCSLSPDSQGLLEQAMEYLGLSARAYHRILKISRTIADLENMEHIGPHHVSEAIQYRNLDRRLL
- the moaC gene encoding cyclic pyranopterin monophosphate synthase MoaC; this encodes MVNVSIKKVTLREAWAAGKVLMKAETLKKIEDNSIEKGDVLSVAKIAALMAAKKTSDLIPMCHPLRITGIDLSFSFSHEPPQVGILAKVQARDRTGVEMEALTAVAVAALTIYDMCKAIDREIQITDVGLIKKSGGKSGVYIKKGYSRAKNGVKGQEGGYEY
- a CDS encoding PBP1A family penicillin-binding protein gives rise to the protein MKLSIFLLASLLITSFFAGFFYLLLLFQLPNIKSLNDYTPPLATQILADDGTLIGYLFKEKRVLVSLAELPPHLIQAFVASEDARFFKHRGLDFLGIIRALWKNIWAGEIIQGGSTITQQVTKSLLLSPEKSLSRKIKEAVLAYRLDHYLSKSDILYIYLNQIYLGHGAYGVEAAAQTYFGKKARDLTLPESALLAGLPQAPSRYSPLLHPQKAKERQRYVLKRMAEEDIISENESRAAEQTPLFFAIVQDPNLNMAHYFTDLVRKYLYQTWGSEFVLKAGLVVRTTLNLSFQKAAMEAVINGTKAVQGRHSYTRAIKRIPPDKIADYCPKPDQPLSKEDRKRADITTGVVAQIDPIAQTAKVCMGREWAILPLPSATASPDKGQEDDEGLAIKTDPALPALTVGDVIRLRRDPVGHTLTILDEDQVEAALLCIESQTGSVKALVGGKNYGQTEFNRAVQSRRQPGSSFKPIIYAAAIEKGLTPSSILMDTPVYFGGAHHWAPQNFDHKFLGPTTLRTGLIQSRNIVSIRILQRIGVSYAIRFAQQLGISSSLYPNLSLALGSSGVSLWEMVTAYNCFPTLGQRVSPFYIKQIFDRYNRKIYEYHPRPETVMKPETAHTMVQLLESVVKEGTGRRLKALGKPVAGKTGTTNDFRDAWFIGFTPSYVAGTWVGIDDLTPLGSGETGAQAASPIVLEFFQKALSALPPQEFPVPQIQEKDPGATPSLWEEFKGSKGGSSSHNLE
- a CDS encoding DNA-directed RNA polymerase subunit omega, coding for MARVTIEDCLEQVPNRFSLIHLAFQRIKQIRSGAAPLVQSRNKEVVVALREIAARKVSFAFEVEENPEKKEIGTDSEKKGGRTLSA
- the dksA gene encoding RNA polymerase-binding protein DksA, encoding MNTKKLSFFKKLLHEQRNALILEAQKTVSGMTDSKENFPDPTDRATLESDRNFMLRIRGRERKLILKIEEALERIEDGSFGICEKCGEDISEQRLKARPVTTHCIDCKKKEEALEKARGD